One segment of Bradyrhizobium sp. CB2312 DNA contains the following:
- a CDS encoding SRPBCC family protein, which translates to MEIEAARVLGLVTRSVRNFEKDGKAASAVTLTRLYDTSVDDLWDAVTSQERIPRWFLQVEGDFQIGGRYQLKGNAGGTITACTPPTHFAATWEFGGGVSWIDVTLAAERGQARLTLEHTAIIEDHWNQFGPGAVGIGWDLALAGLERYVATGASVDHETAEAWMGSAAGKDFMTTSGEYWRAAHVASGVDPAEAKQRSDRTIAFYRGEMPPDIAHPGTGS; encoded by the coding sequence ATGGAGATCGAAGCCGCCAGGGTGTTGGGGCTCGTCACGCGTTCAGTTCGCAATTTCGAGAAAGATGGCAAGGCGGCGAGTGCCGTGACGCTGACGCGCCTTTACGACACCAGCGTCGACGATCTCTGGGACGCCGTGACCAGCCAGGAGCGCATTCCGCGCTGGTTCTTGCAGGTCGAGGGAGATTTCCAGATCGGCGGACGGTACCAGCTCAAGGGCAATGCCGGCGGCACCATCACCGCGTGCACGCCGCCGACCCATTTTGCCGCGACCTGGGAATTCGGCGGCGGGGTGAGCTGGATCGACGTCACGCTCGCCGCCGAACGAGGCCAGGCGCGTTTGACGCTTGAGCACACCGCGATCATCGAGGATCATTGGAATCAGTTCGGTCCGGGCGCGGTCGGCATCGGCTGGGACCTCGCGCTTGCGGGGCTCGAGCGATATGTTGCGACCGGCGCATCGGTCGACCACGAGACGGCCGAGGCATGGATGGGCTCTGCCGCGGGCAAGGACTTCATGACGACGAGCGGGGAGTATTGGCGCGCGGCGCATGTCGCAAGCGGTGTCGATCCGGCTGAAGCGAAGCAGCGCTCGGACCGCACCATCGCGTTCTATCGCGGCGAGATGCCGCCCGACATCGCGCATCCGGGCACAGGAAGCTGA
- a CDS encoding DUF2934 domain-containing protein — MRAQELWEHAGRPVGRDLDFWLEAEREIRGRSDEPSA, encoded by the coding sequence ATGCGAGCGCAGGAGCTCTGGGAGCACGCCGGCCGCCCTGTGGGTCGCGACTTGGACTTCTGGCTTGAGGCGGAGCGGGAAATCAGGGGCCGATCCGACGAACCATCAGCTTAG
- a CDS encoding DUF308 domain-containing protein: MVQHQLDLVRADRERWLKQYYFLRAAFSIAWVVAAFAVGPSSAAIAGILLVLYPAWDAAANFVDGLRSGGLDQNRTQMLNVVVSLATAIAVLLALQTSMNWVLGVFGAWAILSGLLQLGTAVRRWKSFGAQWAMVLSGGQSALAGAFFIFQATTPMSPSIATVTGYAAVGAVYFLVSAVWLTVSAWRLRAR, from the coding sequence ATGGTGCAACATCAACTGGATCTGGTTCGTGCCGATCGCGAACGATGGCTGAAGCAATACTATTTCCTGCGAGCGGCGTTCTCGATCGCCTGGGTCGTTGCCGCCTTTGCGGTGGGTCCGTCGTCTGCCGCGATCGCCGGCATCCTGCTCGTGCTCTATCCGGCATGGGACGCCGCGGCCAACTTTGTGGATGGCCTGCGCAGTGGCGGGCTCGATCAAAACCGCACGCAGATGCTGAACGTCGTGGTCAGCCTTGCGACCGCGATCGCGGTCCTTCTCGCACTGCAGACGAGCATGAACTGGGTCCTCGGTGTGTTCGGGGCATGGGCGATCCTGTCCGGATTGCTCCAGCTGGGCACGGCCGTGCGGCGCTGGAAAAGTTTCGGCGCGCAGTGGGCCATGGTGCTCAGCGGCGGCCAGTCGGCGCTCGCCGGCGCGTTCTTCATCTTCCAGGCCACGACGCCGATGTCGCCATCGATCGCGACCGTCACGGGTTATGCCGCCGTCGGCGCGGTCTACTTCCTGGTCTCGGCCGTCTGGCTCACCGTCAGCGCATGGCGCCTGCGCGCCCGGTGA
- the istB gene encoding IS21-like element helper ATPase IstB codes for MIQQQERIASLCEQLKMACLATEWPGLAQQAAQDEVSFADFLEKLLNRELAAREQRKRATLLKLATMSAVKTLEQFDWNAGSGAPKAQILELAHLAFVERAENVVLLGPSGVGKTHIALALAYRAVMAGHKVRFITAADLMLQLAAARAQGRLKEYFNRAVMAPKLIVIDEIGYLPFGREEANLFFNVVAKRYERGSIVLTSNLPFTQWAGAFADDQTLTAAMLDRLLHHAHIVQVSGESYRLRDKRKAGQPARRVTGEK; via the coding sequence ATGATCCAGCAGCAGGAGCGGATCGCCAGCTTGTGCGAACAACTGAAAATGGCCTGCCTGGCGACCGAATGGCCAGGCCTGGCTCAACAGGCGGCGCAGGACGAGGTCAGCTTCGCCGACTTCCTTGAGAAATTGCTGAACCGAGAGCTGGCAGCGCGCGAACAGCGGAAGCGCGCGACCTTGCTGAAGCTGGCCACGATGTCGGCGGTCAAGACGCTGGAGCAATTTGATTGGAATGCCGGCAGCGGTGCACCCAAGGCGCAGATCCTCGAACTGGCGCATCTGGCGTTCGTGGAGCGTGCCGAGAACGTCGTTCTGCTAGGTCCGAGCGGCGTTGGAAAAACGCACATCGCTCTCGCATTGGCATACCGGGCGGTTATGGCCGGTCACAAGGTCCGCTTCATCACCGCCGCCGATCTCATGCTGCAGTTGGCCGCGGCGCGAGCCCAAGGCCGCCTGAAAGAATACTTCAATCGAGCGGTGATGGCGCCAAAGCTGATCGTCATCGACGAGATCGGGTACCTGCCGTTCGGACGTGAGGAAGCCAATCTGTTCTTCAACGTGGTGGCAAAACGTTACGAGCGTGGCTCGATCGTGCTCACCAGCAACCTCCCGTTCACGCAGTGGGCTGGCGCCTTCGCTGACGATCAGACGCTGACGGCCGCCATGCTCGACCGCCTGCTGCATCATGCCCACATCGTCCAGGTCAGCGGTGAAAGCTATCGCCTGCGCGACAAACGCAAAGCCGGTCAGCCCGCCAGGAGGGTTACCGGAGAAAAATAG
- a CDS encoding alpha/beta hydrolase: protein MSEQADGPDIGQIAIDGGITLRRMLVRGSALRRTALLLHGFPETIHAWTGISLALADDHDVHSFDWPGFGFSSRPPIDRFAYAPADYARVLKGYIETAGIDRTKLTIYATDIGALPALLLALDEPDIARCLIVGDFAPFNRPALMWQNLQALKSKPSSDHVRAAMNAGRDEILQNTFFRGLPKEAHYDVPQAFRDDMASAWSRDGMTVVDAFYHYYASFTRDQDHFEANLARLKTPVKVVWGSDDLYITKDMGAELAERVGAELNVLAGIGHYPHLQAPEQTIAEIRAASR, encoded by the coding sequence ATGTCGGAGCAAGCTGACGGACCGGACATCGGGCAGATCGCGATCGACGGCGGCATCACGCTGCGCAGGATGCTGGTCCGCGGTAGCGCACTGAGGCGAACCGCGCTTCTGCTGCATGGCTTTCCCGAAACCATCCACGCGTGGACAGGCATTTCGCTCGCGTTGGCTGACGACCACGACGTTCACAGCTTCGACTGGCCCGGCTTCGGCTTCTCGTCGCGTCCGCCGATCGATCGGTTCGCCTATGCACCCGCAGACTATGCCCGCGTGCTGAAGGGCTATATCGAGACCGCGGGCATCGACCGCACGAAGCTCACGATCTACGCGACCGACATCGGCGCATTGCCGGCCCTGCTCCTGGCGCTCGATGAGCCCGATATCGCAAGATGCCTGATCGTCGGCGATTTCGCGCCCTTCAACCGGCCTGCGCTGATGTGGCAGAACCTGCAGGCCCTGAAGTCGAAGCCGTCATCGGACCATGTCCGCGCCGCGATGAACGCCGGCCGTGACGAGATCCTGCAAAACACCTTCTTTCGTGGCCTGCCGAAGGAGGCGCACTACGACGTCCCGCAGGCGTTTCGCGACGACATGGCGAGCGCATGGAGCCGCGACGGGATGACCGTCGTGGACGCGTTCTATCACTACTACGCCTCGTTCACCCGCGACCAGGACCATTTCGAGGCCAACCTCGCGCGGCTGAAGACGCCGGTGAAAGTGGTGTGGGGCAGCGACGACCTCTACATCACGAAGGACATGGGCGCCGAGCTCGCCGAGCGCGTCGGCGCGGAGCTGAACGTGCTTGCGGGCATCGGCCACTACCCTCACCTCCAGGCCCCCGAACAGACCATCGCGGAAATCCGCGCGGCATCGCGCTGA
- a CDS encoding serine hydrolase, protein MSAATQAPATATETDPETLGWMKGFPPAPDRTITFQNGSFRSFPELRWAWSNVRQLVPTVNVWRGAGPASLLPRVDHDIGGVASTAMDGRPMTFAKMLEETYTDGVAVLHRGRLIYERYFGALKPHKPHIAMSVTKSFTGVLAGMLVAEGRIDPQAPVADYVPELKASGFGDARVHEVMDMTTGLEYTEVYTDKNSHVWGLRRANGMAPIPPDYDGPTTIFDFLVAQKKQGEHGKAFAYKTVNTDVLAWIIRRASGMTLSDLLSERIWTQIGAEEDAHYHVDRIGTESGGGGLSTTLRDLARFGETMRNFGRFNGRQIVPSSVVEDIARGGDPEKFKPAGYTTLPGASYRNQWWVTHNAHGAYMARGVHGQGIYVDPRCEMVIARYASHPVAGNAANDPVTLPAYMALAKELMAGG, encoded by the coding sequence ATGTCCGCTGCGACTCAAGCGCCCGCCACCGCGACCGAGACCGATCCTGAAACGCTCGGCTGGATGAAGGGTTTTCCGCCGGCGCCCGACCGCACAATCACCTTCCAGAACGGCTCGTTCCGCAGCTTCCCCGAGCTGCGCTGGGCCTGGAGCAACGTCCGCCAGCTCGTGCCGACGGTGAACGTCTGGCGCGGGGCAGGGCCTGCATCTCTGCTGCCGCGCGTAGACCATGACATCGGCGGGGTCGCCTCGACCGCCATGGACGGGCGGCCCATGACGTTCGCAAAAATGCTGGAGGAGACCTACACCGACGGCGTCGCGGTGCTGCATCGGGGCAGGCTGATCTACGAGCGCTATTTCGGCGCACTGAAGCCGCACAAGCCACATATCGCGATGTCGGTGACGAAGTCGTTCACCGGCGTGCTCGCGGGCATGCTGGTCGCCGAGGGCAGGATCGATCCGCAGGCGCCGGTTGCGGACTACGTGCCGGAGCTGAAGGCGAGCGGGTTTGGCGACGCGCGCGTGCACGAGGTCATGGATATGACCACGGGGCTCGAATACACCGAAGTCTACACCGATAAGAACTCGCATGTCTGGGGCCTGCGGCGCGCCAATGGCATGGCGCCGATCCCGCCTGATTATGACGGCCCGACCACCATTTTCGATTTCCTGGTCGCGCAGAAGAAGCAGGGCGAGCACGGCAAGGCCTTTGCGTACAAAACCGTCAACACCGACGTGCTCGCCTGGATCATCCGGCGCGCCAGCGGCATGACGCTGTCGGATCTGCTCTCCGAACGCATCTGGACTCAAATCGGCGCGGAGGAGGATGCGCACTACCATGTCGACCGCATCGGCACCGAGAGCGGCGGCGGTGGTCTGTCCACAACGCTGCGCGATCTCGCCCGTTTCGGCGAGACCATGCGCAATTTTGGCCGCTTCAACGGCCGCCAGATCGTGCCGTCGTCCGTGGTCGAGGACATCGCGCGTGGCGGCGACCCCGAAAAATTCAAGCCGGCCGGCTACACCACGCTGCCGGGCGCGTCCTATCGCAATCAATGGTGGGTCACGCACAACGCCCACGGCGCCTACATGGCGCGCGGCGTCCACGGCCAGGGCATCTATGTCGATCCCAGGTGCGAGATGGTGATCGCGCGCTACGCCTCGCACCCCGTGGCGGGCAACGCCGCCAACGATCCCGTGACGCTACCGGCCTACATGGCGCTCGCGAAGGAGCTGATGGCGGGCGGGTGA
- a CDS encoding cupin domain-containing protein: protein MKVRKFAITDASFERSPGQNGEIFAGNVVDQRDGGPVTIGFGRYAPNQHLDEKLTVDDVMLVLEGKLSVTSGGSTVTAGPGEIVYMPKGETVTIHSHEQGAVTAYVTYPHWQEARE from the coding sequence ATGAAAGTTCGCAAATTCGCCATCACCGACGCTTCGTTCGAGCGCTCGCCTGGCCAGAACGGTGAGATCTTCGCCGGCAACGTCGTCGACCAACGCGATGGTGGACCGGTCACCATCGGCTTCGGCCGCTACGCGCCAAACCAGCACCTCGATGAAAAGCTCACCGTTGATGACGTCATGCTCGTGCTGGAAGGCAAGCTCTCGGTGACGAGCGGTGGAAGCACCGTCACCGCGGGTCCCGGCGAGATCGTTTACATGCCGAAGGGCGAGACGGTCACCATCCACTCCCATGAGCAAGGCGCCGTCACCGCCTACGTCACTTATCCGCACTGGCAGGAGGCGCGCGAGTGA
- a CDS encoding VOC family protein, translating to MKSLNNLECVTLFVDDLARARAFYEAVFDAKPIYSDAVCSVIGLGGVMVNLLEETQAPQLVEPVVPAASSAGPRMLMTIRVVDVDEACARLRQSGVELVNGPIDRPWGRRTAAFSDPSGHMWEIAQEIPS from the coding sequence ATGAAAAGCTTGAACAATCTAGAGTGCGTAACCCTCTTCGTTGATGACCTCGCGCGCGCGAGGGCATTCTACGAGGCTGTGTTCGACGCCAAGCCGATCTATTCCGATGCCGTATGCAGCGTGATCGGGCTCGGTGGCGTCATGGTCAATTTGCTGGAGGAGACACAGGCGCCGCAGCTCGTGGAGCCGGTGGTGCCGGCTGCTTCAAGCGCCGGACCTCGCATGCTCATGACCATTCGCGTCGTCGATGTCGATGAAGCCTGCGCAAGGCTCCGGCAAAGCGGCGTAGAGCTGGTAAACGGGCCCATCGATCGTCCCTGGGGTCGTCGCACCGCCGCCTTTTCCGACCCATCCGGCCATATGTGGGAGATCGCACAGGAGATCCCCTCCTAG
- a CDS encoding metalloregulator ArsR/SmtB family transcription factor: MHAFEVLADPVRRRILELLVSGEMASGEVVEVIGAEFGITQAAVSQHLKVLRESGFAIVRADAQRRLYSVDIAGLRTVDAWIGQFRSFWEPKLDALATEIAPGKRERRNAPITKRGGKRA, from the coding sequence ATGCACGCCTTCGAGGTCCTCGCCGATCCCGTGCGCCGCCGCATCCTCGAGCTGCTGGTATCGGGCGAAATGGCATCCGGTGAGGTCGTCGAGGTGATCGGGGCCGAGTTCGGCATCACGCAGGCGGCCGTGTCGCAGCACCTCAAGGTGCTGCGCGAGAGCGGCTTTGCCATCGTCCGGGCGGATGCGCAACGCCGGCTCTATTCGGTCGACATTGCCGGGCTTCGGACGGTGGATGCGTGGATCGGCCAGTTCAGGAGTTTCTGGGAGCCGAAGCTGGATGCGCTGGCGACCGAGATCGCGCCCGGCAAACGGGAGCGTCGCAACGCACCTATCACCAAGCGGGGTGGGAAGAGGGCGTGA
- a CDS encoding bleomycin resistance protein — protein sequence MTDSATANLPSRDFETTARFYGALGFEQTWRDDEWMILKRGGLTLEFFPHADLDPATSWFSCCLRLDDVNAFFEAVLAAGVPETTTGWPRAHRPRREAWGGSVGAVIDPDGTLVRIIQNGD from the coding sequence ATGACCGATAGCGCGACGGCGAACCTTCCTTCGAGAGATTTCGAAACAACGGCGAGGTTTTACGGAGCCCTTGGCTTCGAACAGACCTGGCGCGACGATGAGTGGATGATCCTGAAGCGGGGCGGTCTGACGCTGGAGTTCTTCCCGCACGCCGATCTCGACCCCGCGACGAGCTGGTTCAGCTGTTGTCTCCGGTTGGATGACGTCAACGCATTCTTCGAGGCCGTTCTCGCCGCCGGCGTGCCCGAAACGACGACCGGCTGGCCCCGCGCCCACCGCCCCCGGCGAGAGGCGTGGGGAGGAAGTGTGGGTGCCGTCATCGATCCCGACGGAACGCTTGTCAGGATCATTCAGAACGGGGATTGA
- a CDS encoding AraC family transcriptional regulator, translating to MTAALQNYQARMRRVLEHIDRHLDTDLDLDSLSCVAAFSKFHFHRQFSATFGLSVHRYVQLARMKRASYRLAYSDAQSVTDIAMDAGYDAPDAFARAFRQRFGQSPSSFRKSPVWEPWLAAFGPLDNARSKLMQTTFTPDDVTIRDVPTIKVAIMEHRGDPATLGATIQRFIAWRRSAGLHPSTSPTFNVWRSERRPAQPADYSADLCVGTDQPIVANGEDIKAGEIPGGRCAVLRVVGYTDNLEPAALYLYRDWLPASGEEARDFPLYCQRLSFFPDVPEHETVAELFLPLK from the coding sequence ATGACGGCGGCGCTGCAAAACTATCAGGCCCGGATGCGCAGGGTGCTGGAGCATATCGACCGGCACCTCGACACGGATCTGGACCTGGACAGCCTGAGCTGCGTTGCGGCCTTCTCGAAATTCCATTTCCACCGGCAGTTTTCGGCAACCTTCGGGCTGTCGGTGCATCGCTATGTCCAGCTCGCCCGTATGAAGCGCGCTTCCTACCGGCTGGCTTACAGCGACGCGCAAAGCGTCACTGATATCGCGATGGACGCCGGCTACGATGCACCGGATGCCTTTGCCCGTGCCTTTCGGCAACGGTTCGGGCAGTCGCCGTCGTCGTTCCGGAAATCGCCCGTGTGGGAACCGTGGCTTGCGGCCTTCGGGCCTCTCGACAACGCGAGGAGCAAGCTCATGCAGACAACCTTTACCCCTGACGACGTGACGATCCGCGACGTGCCCACCATCAAGGTGGCGATCATGGAACACCGCGGTGACCCGGCGACGCTCGGCGCCACCATCCAGCGCTTCATCGCCTGGCGCAGGTCCGCGGGTCTGCATCCCAGCACGAGCCCGACCTTCAATGTCTGGCGCTCCGAAAGGCGACCGGCGCAGCCGGCCGATTACAGCGCGGACCTCTGTGTCGGGACCGATCAACCGATCGTGGCGAATGGCGAAGACATCAAGGCCGGCGAGATCCCCGGCGGACGCTGCGCGGTGCTGCGCGTCGTCGGCTACACCGACAATCTGGAGCCCGCCGCGCTCTATCTCTATCGCGACTGGCTTCCGGCCAGCGGCGAGGAGGCGCGCGACTTCCCGCTCTATTGCCAGCGGTTGAGCTTCTTCCCGGATGTGCCGGAGCACGAGACGGTCGCTGAGCTGTTCCTGCCGCTGAAATAG
- a CDS encoding peptide deformylase: MTIRPIVRYPDRRLTVPARPVTTFDEALRELAGDLLETMRAAPGIGITAPHIGVPLRVVVLELDAKAGPQTYVNPAVEWASPEMIMHREGSVSMPGVNDEVQRHARVRISYSDLDDNMQSEESDGLRAVCHQHEIDQLDGMFWIQRLSRLKRERLVKKFEKMSRG, from the coding sequence ATGACCATTCGCCCGATCGTCCGATATCCCGACCGCCGCCTCACAGTCCCTGCCCGCCCCGTCACTACGTTCGACGAGGCCTTGCGCGAGCTCGCTGGCGATTTGCTCGAGACGATGCGCGCCGCGCCCGGCATCGGCATCACCGCGCCGCATATCGGCGTGCCGTTGCGCGTCGTCGTGCTCGAGCTCGACGCCAAGGCGGGGCCGCAGACTTACGTCAATCCGGCAGTCGAATGGGCCTCGCCCGAGATGATCATGCACCGCGAGGGCAGCGTCTCGATGCCCGGCGTCAACGACGAGGTGCAGCGTCACGCCCGGGTGCGGATCAGCTATTCCGATCTCGACGACAACATGCAAAGCGAAGAATCCGACGGCTTGCGCGCGGTCTGCCACCAGCACGAGATCGACCAGCTCGACGGCATGTTCTGGATCCAGCGGCTGTCGCGGCTCAAGCGTGAGCGGCTGGTGAAGAAGTTCGAGAAGATGTCGCGGGGGTGA
- a CDS encoding TetR/AcrR family transcriptional regulator: MTNVSSTADDILACARRLIIAGGYNGFSYADIADVVGIRKPSIHHHFASKVDLVRTLVSRYREEAEAGLAALERNIPDPRDQLKSYVGYWEACITDATAPFCVCALLASELPILPEEVALEVRAHFRALASWLTSAMERGRRKGRLHLSNSAKVEAEGFMATIHGAMLSARAYGDPKMFGVIAAPLLERLSTRH; this comes from the coding sequence ATGACCAACGTTTCCTCGACTGCCGACGACATCCTGGCCTGCGCGCGCAGGCTGATCATCGCGGGCGGCTATAACGGCTTCAGCTATGCCGACATCGCCGATGTGGTCGGCATCCGCAAGCCGAGCATCCACCACCATTTCGCCAGCAAGGTCGATCTGGTCCGCACTCTCGTGTCGCGTTACCGCGAAGAAGCGGAGGCGGGACTGGCTGCCCTGGAGCGCAACATCCCGGATCCGCGCGACCAGCTCAAGAGCTATGTCGGGTACTGGGAAGCGTGCATCACGGACGCGACTGCACCCTTCTGCGTCTGCGCGCTGCTGGCCAGCGAGTTGCCGATCCTGCCGGAGGAGGTGGCGCTCGAAGTCCGTGCGCATTTCCGCGCGCTCGCGTCCTGGCTGACGTCGGCGATGGAGCGCGGCAGGCGGAAGGGACGGCTTCACCTCTCCAACTCGGCCAAGGTCGAGGCTGAAGGATTCATGGCAACCATTCACGGCGCGATGCTGTCGGCGCGCGCCTATGGCGATCCAAAGATGTTCGGCGTGATCGCCGCCCCGCTGCTGGAGCGGCTGTCCACCAGGCACTGA
- a CDS encoding response regulator — translation MASVLLVEDEALIRMMVADMVTELGHTVAAEANDLPSALQHARDSDFDMALLDVSLGRDSVEPVAVVLANRNIPFAFASGFGADGVPEAFRERPLLRKPFPIENLELCIAELLNAS, via the coding sequence ATGGCGTCGGTGCTGTTGGTCGAGGATGAAGCCCTCATCAGGATGATGGTAGCTGACATGGTGACTGAGCTTGGCCACACCGTCGCGGCAGAAGCGAACGACTTGCCGTCTGCATTACAGCACGCCCGCGACTCCGATTTTGATATGGCCCTGCTGGACGTTTCCCTTGGTCGCGACAGCGTCGAGCCTGTGGCGGTGGTTCTTGCAAACCGAAACATCCCGTTCGCATTCGCAAGCGGCTTTGGCGCCGACGGTGTCCCAGAAGCCTTTCGAGAACGTCCACTTCTCAGAAAGCCCTTCCCCATCGAGAACCTCGAACTTTGCATCGCGGAACTTCTAAACGCGTCCTAG
- a CDS encoding LysR substrate-binding domain-containing protein, whose amino-acid sequence MQIVPDLRALAASCLAGLGLTVLPSYLCGRQLREGTLVRLHEPTETPANEIFLAWSRLGLQQPRVAFMRQRLLEAAADW is encoded by the coding sequence GTGCAGATCGTTCCCGACCTCAGAGCCCTCGCGGCGTCCTGCCTGGCAGGCTTGGGATTGACCGTGCTGCCGAGCTATCTCTGCGGAAGGCAACTCAGGGAAGGCACCCTCGTCCGGCTGCACGAGCCGACGGAGACCCCGGCCAACGAGATATTCCTTGCCTGGAGCCGCCTCGGATTGCAGCAGCCACGCGTCGCCTTCATGCGGCAACGGCTGCTCGAGGCTGCCGCCGATTGGTGA